A single region of the Ictalurus punctatus breed USDA103 chromosome 17, Coco_2.0, whole genome shotgun sequence genome encodes:
- the lypc gene encoding sperm acrosome membrane-associated protein 4-like — MSRLYGSLVLFCFLPSVVPLFCYKCMVPAITPLPLDCIGIPTLCPPGQSCLSIKATAQRGNVQVVLREKSCGLPSVCGLSGKKFVMGLNFTFTNECCDSNLCNGTAVPRSVFSIGTLLCLLLPFVFFV, encoded by the exons ATGTCTCGTCTCTATGGGTCTCTTGTTTTATTCTGCTTTCTGCCATCTGTAG TGCCTCTGTTCTGTTACAAGTGCATGGTTCCTGCTATCACACCTCTGCCTCTGGACTGTATCGGTATCCCTACACTTTGTCCTCCAGGACAGAGCTGTCTTTCCATCAAGGCCACTGCACAGAGAG gGAACGTTCAGGTGGTCCTACGTGAAAAGAGTTGTGGTCTCCCATCGGTTTGTGGGCTCTCCGGAAAGAAGTTTGTGATGGGTTTAAACTTCACCTTCACCAACGAGTGCTGCGATTCAAACCTGTGTAACGGAACTGCAGTCCCTCGGAGCGTCTTCTCCATCGGCACCCTGCTCTGTCTTcttcttccatttgtgttttttgtctaa
- the msh5 gene encoding mutS protein homolog 5, protein MAEASNGTRGGDLRSQAASLDVDENEESSEVFLSVLVHHDQVGLSFYDSKDCTLYVMPDTVDNRDLSLLDRILQELSPRVLITSAKQDRSLARFIRALGSNPDYRPETVVYPNADFGLEVSKQRLLSAHLPFLPPSIAEKDRLPYLSSCIPFDSALMVRTIGALLKCLDRRRVGVELEERGMPVPILRFLTYTLSDVVYMDKDAYSVLQIFKFEQHPSVYKLQSGQKEGLSLYGILNRCRCKFGSGLLRKWFHRPTRDLSVLRRRQEVIRFFTSPRNSELMKTLQSFLRNIMNIPVLLRKMSLSHTKVVDWQNLYKTMYSSVGIRDTVRSLPQTIHLFRQISEEFTDDLHYIATLISKVVDFEGSLAENRFTVKPNVDPAIDEKKRRMMGLSDFLTDVARAELENLDSRFSSCSVLYIPLIGFLLSVPRLPGMVEKENFEIEGLDFIFVSEDRLHYRSARTKELDSMLGDLHCDIRDMEMAVMTQLQATVLQRSSCLYKIVALYAELDCLMSLAQASQDYGYCAPTYTERSRLNLQHARHPLLELCAPVYVSNPCVCSDTEGKVKVITGPNSSGKSIYLKQVGLIAFMALIGSDVPAKEAEIGLIDGIFTRMQSRESVSVGLSTFMIDLNQMAQALNYSTGMSLVLVDEFGKGTNTVDGLSLLAACLNHWLNRAPAQCPLVFLATNFHSVLQLDLLPRSPLLSLLTLETAIDGEELIFLYQLKEGICQSSHAANIATLAGLPPAVVQRGLEVSDLYRTGRTIQRIDQPSSEELITRCESVVEKFLSLDLDDPSTDLQSFLKDDLLQTIGEAL, encoded by the exons ATGGCTGAGGCGAGTAACGGTACACGAGGAGGAGATTTGAGATCCCAAGCCGCCAGTCTGGATGTAGATGAAAATGAGGAAAGTTCTGAG GTGTTCCTGAGTGTGCTTGTGCATCATGACCAGGTCGGGCTCAGCTTCTACGACAGTAAAGATTGTACCCTGTATGTGATGCCGGACACGGTGGATAACCGAGACCTCAGTCTGCTGGATAGAA TCCTCCAGGAGCTCAGCCCTCGTGTCCTCATCACCAGCGCGAAGCAGGACAGAAGTCTGGCCCGGTTCATCAGAGCGCTCG GATCCAATCCAGACTACAGACCAGAAACTGTAGTGTATCCCAACGCTGATTTCG GACTGGAGGTCAGTAAACAGAGGCTGCTGTCTGCACATCTCCCGTTTCTCCCTCCGTCCATCGCAGAGAAGGACCGACTCCCGTATCTCTCCTCCTGCATCCCGTTCGACTCGGCGTTAATG gTGAGGACTATAGGAGCGCTCCTGAAGTGTCTGGACAGGAGGAGAGTCGGTGTCGAGCTGGAAGAGCGCGGCATGCCGGTTCCCATATTACGCTTCCTCACCTACACGCT ATCTGATGTGGTCTATATGGATAAAGATGCGTACAG CGTATTGCAGATCTTCAAATTTGAGCAGCACCCTTCGGTTTACAAGCTGCAGTCAGGACAGAAGGAGGGTCTGAGTCTTTACG GAATTCTGAACCGTTGCCGATGCAAATTCGGCTCCGGACTTCTACG GAAGTGGTTTCACCGGCCCACCAGAGACCTGAGCGTGCTGAGGAGAAGACAGGAGGTGATTCGATTCTTCACGTCTCCTCGCAACTCTGAGCTCATGAAGACCCTGCAGAGCTTCCTGCGCAACATCATGAACATTCCG GTTTTGTTACGCAAAATGTCTCTGTCTCACACCAAAGTGGTCGACTGGCAGAATCTCTACAAG ACGATGTACAGCTCAGTGGGGATCAGAGACACCGTCCGCTCTCTCCCCCAGACCATCCATCTCTTTCGCCAGATCAGCGAAGAATTCACCGACGATCTGCACTACATCGCTACGCTCATCAGCAAAGTG gtggATTTTGAAGGAAGTCTGGCTGAGAATCGTTTTACCGTTAAGCCGAACGTCGACCCCGCCATCGACGAGA aGAAAAGAAGGATGATGGGTTTGTCAGATTTCCTAACGGATGTGGCACGTGCCGAGCTGGAGAACCTGGACTCCCGCTTTTCTTCCTGCAGTGTCCTCTACATCCCTCTG ATCGGATTCCTCCTTTCAGTTCCCCGACTTCCTGGCATGGTGGAGAAGGAGAACTTTGAGATCGAAGGCCTTGATTTTATC TTTGTGTCAGAGGACCGGCTTCATTACCGCAGCGCCAGAACCAAAGAGCTGGACAGCATGCTTGGAGACCTCCACTGCGACATCAGAG ACATGGAGATGGCGGTGATGACACAGCTCCAGGCCACGGTCCTGCAGCGCAGCAGCTGCCTCTATAAAATTGTTGCGCTGTATGCTGAGCTCGATTGCCTCATGTCTCTGGCCCAGGCTTCTCAGGACTACGGCTACTGCGCACCCACGTACACCGAGCGCAGCAGACTGAACCTGCAACACGCCCG ACATCCTCTGCTGGAGCTGTGCGCGCCTGTGTACGTATCGAATCCGTGCGTTTGTTCCGACACCGAGGGAAAAGTAAAAGTTATAACCGGACCAAACTCTTCCGGCAAGAGCATTTACCTAAAACAG GTGGGTCTGATCGCGTTCATGGCTCTGATCGGCTCGGACGTGCCTGCGAAAGAGGCCGAGATCGGCCTGATAGACGGCATATTCACGCGCATGCAGAGTCGCGAGTCTGTGTCGGTGGGACTGAGCACCTTCATGATCGATTTAAACCAG ATGGCTCAGGCGTTGAACTACAGCACCGGGATGTCCCTCGTGCTGGTGGACGAGTTCGGGAAAGGAACCAATACT gtggaTGGACTATCCCTTCTAGCTGCGTGTCTGAATCACTGGTTAAACAGAGCTCCAGCTCAATGTCCGCTCGTTTTTCTAGCTACAAACTTCCACAGCGTCCTGCAGCTGGACCTCCTGCCTCGCTCTCCACTGCTCTCCCTGCTG ACGTTAGAGACCGCTATAGATGGGGAGGAGTTGATCTTTCTCTACCAGCTGAAGGAAGGGATCTGTCAGTCAAGCCACGCCGCTAACATCGCCACGCTCGCTGGCCTTCCGCCCGCCGTGGTTCAGAGAGGACTGGAG GTATCAGATTTGTACAGAACAGGGAGGACCATCCAGAGGATCGACCAGCCCTCCAGTGAAGAACTGATTACCAG ATGTGAAAGCGTGGTGGAGAAGTTCCTCAGCCTCGATCTGGACGATCCTTCGACGGACCTGCAGAGCTTTTTGAAAGACGACCTGCTTCAGACCATCGGAGAGGCGCTGTGA